TGCCGAGTTACTTGCAATATTATTGCGAGTTGGGGTTAAAGGGAAAAGTGCTGTTGATTTAGCCAGGCAAATAATCAGAGAGGCAAAGGGTCTGAGAGGCCTGGACAAGCTGGATGCAAAAGATCTGTACAGCATTAAGGGTCTGAGTCATGCAAAAATCGCGCAAATAAAAGCATCTGTAGAGTTGGGAAAAAGGATACTTGAGGAAGAGAGGAAGATAGAAGGTATAGCCTCATCATCAAGGAAAGCATATGATCTGCTTTTTCCAAGGATGAGGGACCTGAAAAAAGAAGTTTTCAAGGTAATATTCCTTAACAGCC
The genomic region above belongs to Patescibacteria group bacterium and contains:
- the radC gene encoding DNA repair protein RadC, which translates into the protein AELLAILLRVGVKGKSAVDLARQIIREAKGLRGLDKLDAKDLYSIKGLSHAKIAQIKASVELGKRILEEERKIEGIASSSRKAYDLLFPRMRDLKKEVFKVIFLNSQNQVIDIVTAHEGTVTMSNVYVREIINLANKFGAAAMIFSHNHPSGEPKPSNEDEGITEELVFAGRIMKIKVLDHIIIGEKRYFSFADEGLIKRYNTNYDMKK